AGCAGTCCTATTGTCCCATGATATAGTACTACATAAAATGTACAATTGCTGCAATGAAAGTATTATGGTATGTGAGACTGAAGGTCACCATTTTTATAACATGTTTTATGCCACAATAGATTTGTGGCTTGAGGCTTGGCTAATAGATTCTTTGAAATTACAGATCCCCATCAATTATCTTTTAATTTACAGATATTCCTGCTTGGCCATTGTCTTAATCATAATAGTTTAttgaaaataattaaagagcatgaTTCCTTTATAGCTGCTATCCCTCTTGAACTACTAACCTTTCATATTACCTCACATTACTCTCAATATCACCCACAGGAATTGAACGCTGATGGATGTCATTTCTAATTAATGTGAAAAAGCACACTAGCAGCTGATCTCTTGCAGCATGCAGCTCTTCCATTTAGGTTAGAAGTTTTCACCATAAAATACCACAACCACTCTCCACTATTCCCCTAAACAACCCCTAGGTACGGTACTTTCATTCAGATCAGTGTTTCTCAAACTCTGACCGATGACATGCACCTCAGTATGTGTCAAAACATCTGAGATGACACTGATTTATCTTAAGTGCTAGTTTGAATGTAAGTGGTTCTCCAAGCAGGAAGGACCACAGCCTGCTGGTCCCCTAAAAAAGTTGAGAAGGCAGGTTTAAGCAAATAGTGCTGAACATGTACTGTAGATAACATTTCCCCGCCCACTTCATTCACAGTGTCAAAATGTTTATTCTCAGCATGCTCATTTTGACTTACAGTATGCTTACTGACATAAATGTATGCACTTTTTGAGTGTCCCTATCTCCCCCCTTCTGCAGGATCCCTGATGCGACATAGATGGCTCATGATCCCATTGTTGATGCAGTGCTGGCTGCTAGCGTTTCCAATCAGTGTTCGTGAGCGCCCCTGTCCTCAAAGCTGTAGATGTGATGGGAAAATAGTATACTGTGAATCCAATGCCTTTCGGGACGTGCCAAACAATGTGTCTGTGGGATGCCAGGGCCTCTCTCTGCGCTACAACAGTTTAGTGAATCTCAGCGCTAGTCAGTTCTCAGGCCTCAGTCAGCTTGTTTGGCTTTATCTCGACCACAACTACATTAACTCAGTGGACAGCCAAGCCTTCCATGGGGTACGGAGGCTGAAGGAGTTGATTCTCAGCTCTAACAAGATCACACAGCTACAAAACAACACTTTCCATACTGTCCCTAATTTACGAAATCTTGACCTCTCTTACAACAAGCTGCAAGCACTCCAGCCCAGTCAATTTCTGGGCTTGCGGAAGTTGCTCAGTCTCCACTTGCGGTCCAATTCTCTGAAAACTGTCCCAATGCGGGTTTTTCAGGATTTGCGCAATTTAGAGTTTCTCGATCTTGGCTATAATCGATTGCGAAGCCTCACTCGAAATGCCTTTGCTGGGCTGCTCAAGTTGATCGAGcttcatttggaacacaaccaatTCTCCAAGATCAACTTCTCTCACTTTCCCCGCCTCACCAACCTGCGGGCACTCTATTTGCAATGGAACCGAATTAAGTCAATAAGCCAGGGACTAACCTGGACATGGACGGCCTTGCAAAAGCTGGACCTCTCTGGAAATGAACTGCAAGTAGTGGATTCCAGTACGTACCAATGTCTCCCCAACCTACAGACCCTGAACTTGGACTCCAACAAGCTTAGTAACATGTCCCAGGAGACAGTGGATGCCTGGATCTCCCTCACCACCATCAGCCTAGCTGGGAATGTGTGGTACTGTAGCCCTAGCATCTGCCCCTTAGTGGCCTGGCTGAGGAACTTCAAGGGGAACAAGGAGACCACTATGATTTGTGCTGGGCCTAAGGAGTCCCAGGGAGAGAAAGTGATCGATGCAGTAGAGACATTTAGTATCTGTAAGGTCACTCCCACCACCTCTTTTGTCTCAACCACAGCCTCCCTCAACACCCCATCTCAGTCTGAGCTCCTGCCCCTTCCCACTTTGTCCAGGGTTGAGGAGGAGTTGACCCGCAGTGGCACGGCCATCCCCTCCCCTTCCGGGGTCTCCCCTACCACCCCAGAGCAGGATTTTGAGTATGTATCCTTCCATAAGATTATTGCTGGCTGTGTGGCACTTTTCCTGTCGGTGGCTATAATTCTCCTGGTTATTTATGTGTCCTGGAAGCGCTACCCCAGCAGCATTAAGCAGCTCCAACAGCGCTCCATGGTTAAAAAGCAGCAGAAAAAGGTGCAGGAAACAGAACGCACCCTCAGCTTGCCTCTGCAAGAGTATTATGTGGACTACAAACCTGCAAACTCTGAAACTATGGATGTGCTGGTTAATGGGACTGGAccctacacatacacaatctcagGATCCAGAGAATGTGAGGTATGATCCGTCACCCTCCTAAAATCCATTTCCACTGCGAGGCACAAGAGGTAAATTTCTCGATGATTTTGGGGATTAAAAAAATGTTAGATTTTTTTCTCCTCTTTCTGTGTCTGTTTGTTGGATAGGAAATATGAGTCAGTGCATGGTGACTTGAGTCATTACATGCCAGGCTAGTTCAGATAAACCCAGATCATTTAAAGTACAGTTTAcctctctgtcaaaaaagaagcACCATGAATTGATTGAGAGTTAGAGAGTGAAGCTCGAGTTCAAGTTTTCTTGCACTTCTGTTTGAATTCATGTCTGAAGGCAAAATAGAATGATGACTTCATCAAAAAAGTGAGACGTGCCAGATCAAGTCACTCTGCAGTGACTCTTTTCCTATCGTGTGTATTTGCTACAGCAGCATACCTTGTCGACGGCTTTGGTTGTGGTAAAAACTTGAGTCAAGTGAATCTTGATTGGTGACTCCTTTGTTTGTTATTTATACATTCCATTCAAAGAATGTTGGGATTCTCCCACGTGCTTTCCTTATTTTTATGTGATAGTGT
The DNA window shown above is from Coregonus clupeaformis isolate EN_2021a chromosome 18, ASM2061545v1, whole genome shotgun sequence and carries:
- the LOC121587334 gene encoding leucine-rich repeat transmembrane neuronal protein 4-like, which gives rise to MMGSLMRHRWLMIPLLMQCWLLAFPISVRERPCPQSCRCDGKIVYCESNAFRDVPNNVSVGCQGLSLRYNSLVNLSASQFSGLSQLVWLYLDHNYINSVDSQAFHGVRRLKELILSSNKITQLQNNTFHTVPNLRNLDLSYNKLQALQPSQFLGLRKLLSLHLRSNSLKTVPMRVFQDLRNLEFLDLGYNRLRSLTRNAFAGLLKLIELHLEHNQFSKINFSHFPRLTNLRALYLQWNRIKSISQGLTWTWTALQKLDLSGNELQVVDSSTYQCLPNLQTLNLDSNKLSNMSQETVDAWISLTTISLAGNVWYCSPSICPLVAWLRNFKGNKETTMICAGPKESQGEKVIDAVETFSICKVTPTTSFVSTTASLNTPSQSELLPLPTLSRVEEELTRSGTAIPSPSGVSPTTPEQDFEYVSFHKIIAGCVALFLSVAIILLVIYVSWKRYPSSIKQLQQRSMVKKQQKKVQETERTLSLPLQEYYVDYKPANSETMDVLVNGTGPYTYTISGSRECEV